In one window of Burkholderia sp. NRF60-BP8 DNA:
- a CDS encoding CbtA family protein: protein MVGKLLMRGMLAGIAAGLLTFGFAKMVGEPQVDQAISLEEKTAAAQGEAPEPELVSRHTQAGLGLLTGVVTYGAAFGGLFSLVFAYAYGRGSRLPARPLAAWLALAAFVALVIVPNLKYPANPPSVGDPDTIGYRTGLFFLMIAISVATMVFSVGVRRHLLAKLGQWNASIVAGLVFVAIIAAVQIGLPSVSELPADFPAALLWKFRVAAIGMQVIMWTTIGLLFGAWVERGERAGMRAA from the coding sequence ATGGTCGGAAAGCTGCTCATGCGCGGGATGCTCGCAGGCATCGCCGCGGGGCTTCTCACGTTCGGGTTCGCGAAAATGGTCGGCGAACCGCAAGTCGATCAGGCGATCTCCTTAGAGGAAAAAACCGCCGCCGCCCAGGGCGAGGCGCCGGAACCCGAGCTGGTCAGTCGCCACACGCAGGCCGGCCTCGGGTTGCTGACGGGTGTCGTGACCTACGGCGCGGCATTTGGCGGGCTGTTCTCGCTGGTCTTCGCGTATGCATACGGACGAGGCAGTCGCCTGCCGGCACGGCCGCTGGCCGCGTGGCTCGCGCTGGCGGCGTTCGTCGCGCTCGTGATCGTGCCGAACCTCAAGTACCCGGCCAACCCGCCGTCGGTCGGCGACCCCGACACGATCGGCTATCGCACCGGCCTGTTCTTCCTGATGATCGCGATCTCGGTCGCGACGATGGTGTTCTCGGTCGGCGTGCGTCGCCATCTGCTGGCGAAGCTTGGCCAATGGAACGCGTCGATCGTCGCGGGGCTCGTGTTCGTCGCGATCATCGCGGCCGTGCAGATCGGGCTGCCGTCGGTCAGCGAACTGCCGGCCGATTTCCCGGCGGCCTTGCTGTGGAAATTCCGCGTGGCGGCCATCGGCATGCAGGTGATCATGTGGACGACGATCGGCCTGCTGTTCGGCGCGTGGGTCGAGCGCGGCGAACGCGCGGGCATGCGCGCCGCCTGA
- a CDS encoding LysR family transcriptional regulator — protein sequence MLERFHLVVIREVERQGSLTAAANALHLTQSALSHTVRKIEQQLGTPIWDREGRGLRLTQGGQYLLKLANRLLPQFELAEERMKQYAKGERGTLRIGMECHPCYQWLLKVVSPYLSCWPDVDVDVKQRFQFGGIGALFGYDIDVLVTPDPLNKPGLRFDPVFDYEQVLVVADSHRFAHVDYVSPEQLTDEILITYPVETDRLDIYNQFLTPAGIVPRRHKSIETTDIMLQMVASGRGVAALPRWLADEYADRMPVVPVKLGKQGIAKQIFLGIREADASIDYLAAFVALARESTWSAPRMLR from the coding sequence ATGCTGGAACGATTCCATCTCGTCGTCATTCGTGAAGTCGAGCGCCAGGGCTCGCTGACCGCGGCGGCCAATGCGCTGCACCTCACGCAATCGGCGCTCAGCCATACGGTCAGGAAAATCGAGCAGCAGCTCGGCACGCCGATCTGGGACCGGGAAGGCCGCGGCCTGCGGCTCACGCAGGGCGGGCAGTATCTGCTGAAGCTGGCAAACCGGCTGCTGCCGCAGTTCGAGCTCGCCGAGGAACGGATGAAGCAGTACGCGAAAGGCGAGCGCGGCACGCTGCGCATCGGGATGGAGTGCCACCCGTGCTACCAGTGGCTGCTGAAGGTCGTCTCGCCGTACCTGTCGTGCTGGCCCGACGTCGACGTGGACGTGAAGCAGCGCTTCCAGTTCGGCGGCATCGGCGCGCTGTTCGGTTACGACATCGACGTGCTCGTGACGCCCGATCCGCTGAACAAGCCGGGGCTGCGCTTCGATCCCGTGTTCGACTACGAACAGGTGCTGGTGGTCGCGGATTCGCACCGGTTCGCGCATGTCGACTACGTGAGCCCCGAGCAACTGACCGACGAGATCCTGATCACGTACCCGGTCGAAACCGACCGGCTCGACATCTACAACCAGTTTCTGACGCCGGCCGGCATCGTGCCGAGGCGACACAAGTCGATCGAGACCACCGACATCATGTTGCAGATGGTCGCGAGCGGGCGCGGCGTGGCCGCGCTGCCGCGATGGCTCGCCGACGAGTACGCGGACCGGATGCCGGTCGTGCCGGTCAAGCTCGGCAAGCAGGGCATCGCGAAGCAGATCTTCCTCGGCATCCGCGAAGCGGACGCGTCGATCGACTATCTGGCCGCGTTCGTCGCGCTGGCGCGCGAATCGACATGGAGCGCGCCGCGCATGCTGCGCTAG
- a CDS encoding phosphonate degradation HD-domain oxygenase produces MALTVEEIHGLYREHGHVAYSGEPVTQLEHALQSGWLAEASGADEALVAAAFLHDLGHLLNRQGETPSARGIDDLHQYYVLPFLRPLFNDAVLEPIRLHVDAKRCLCRTDAGYFESLSPDSVRSLALQGGIFSEEEAVAFQQRPFAEDALRLRRWDDAAKEEGRVTPDLDHYMEIVARQVRAAS; encoded by the coding sequence ATGGCGCTGACGGTGGAAGAGATCCACGGGCTGTATCGCGAGCATGGCCATGTGGCCTATAGCGGCGAACCGGTCACGCAGCTCGAGCATGCATTGCAGAGCGGATGGCTGGCGGAGGCGTCCGGGGCGGACGAAGCGCTGGTTGCGGCGGCGTTCCTGCACGACCTCGGCCATTTGCTGAATCGCCAGGGCGAGACGCCGAGCGCGCGCGGGATCGACGATCTGCATCAGTATTATGTGCTGCCGTTCCTGCGGCCGCTGTTCAACGATGCGGTGCTCGAGCCGATCCGGCTGCACGTCGACGCGAAGCGGTGCCTGTGCCGCACGGATGCCGGCTACTTCGAGAGCCTGTCGCCGGACTCGGTGCGCAGCCTGGCGTTACAGGGTGGCATCTTCAGTGAAGAGGAGGCGGTAGCGTTCCAGCAGCGCCCGTTCGCGGAGGACGCGCTGCGCCTGCGCCGCTGGGACGACGCGGCGAAGGAAGAAGGCAGGGTGACACCGGATCTCGACCACTATATGGAGATCGTCGCGCGCCAGGTGCGCGCGGCCTCCTGA
- a CDS encoding inorganic phosphate transporter codes for MNQPASSAPNNSASVARTRQIGYTVFLLVLVLGAAYIATHLVDDLSPVREGSMFPYLLLGAALLIALGFEFVNGFHDTANAVATVIYTHSLTPNVAVIWSGMWNFLGVMVSSGAVAFGILQLLPVELILQVGSGSGFAMVFALLIAAIVWNLATWYFGLPSSSSHTLIGSIIGVGLMNQLMHGPSGTSGVDWGQALGVGKSLLLSPIVGFLCASLLLLVLKAVVRIPELYKEPPKDQPPPFWIRCLLILTCTGVSFAHGSNDGQKGMGLIMLILIGTVPTAYALNKAVTPAESQTFVAVANQAAATFGKYTNGVAPSSNPRADVEHYVQHRELTPAVLPAVAQLSTSLATAVGASGSMAAVPQRDVDNVRNTMYLVSEAIRLIEKSGQPAFATDDKLAIDNYRKQLDHATKFIPTWVKVAVAIALGLGTMVGWKRIVVTVGEKIGKQHLTYGQGASAELVAMLTIGAADMYGLPVSTTHVLSSGVAGTMAANGSGLQWSTVRSLVLAWVLTLPASIALAAGLYWLFRSLA; via the coding sequence ATGAATCAACCTGCTTCGTCCGCCCCGAACAATTCGGCCTCCGTCGCGCGCACCCGGCAGATCGGCTATACCGTCTTCCTGTTGGTGCTCGTGCTTGGCGCCGCCTATATCGCCACGCACCTGGTCGACGATTTGTCGCCGGTCCGCGAAGGGTCGATGTTCCCGTACCTGCTGCTCGGCGCAGCACTGCTGATCGCCCTCGGCTTCGAGTTCGTCAACGGCTTCCACGACACCGCGAATGCGGTCGCGACCGTGATCTATACGCACTCGCTCACGCCGAACGTCGCGGTGATCTGGTCGGGCATGTGGAACTTCCTCGGCGTGATGGTCTCGAGCGGAGCCGTCGCGTTCGGCATCCTGCAGTTGCTGCCGGTCGAGCTGATCCTGCAGGTCGGCAGCGGCTCGGGCTTCGCGATGGTGTTCGCGCTGCTGATCGCCGCGATCGTCTGGAACCTCGCGACCTGGTATTTCGGGTTGCCGTCGTCGAGCTCGCATACGCTGATCGGGTCGATCATCGGTGTCGGGCTGATGAACCAGTTGATGCACGGGCCGTCCGGCACGAGCGGCGTCGACTGGGGCCAGGCGCTCGGCGTCGGCAAGTCGCTGCTGCTCTCGCCCATCGTCGGTTTCCTGTGTGCGTCGCTGTTGCTGCTCGTGCTGAAGGCCGTCGTGCGGATTCCCGAGCTGTACAAGGAGCCGCCGAAGGACCAGCCGCCGCCGTTCTGGATTCGCTGCCTGCTGATCCTCACCTGCACCGGCGTGTCGTTCGCACACGGGTCGAACGACGGACAGAAAGGGATGGGCCTGATCATGCTGATCCTGATCGGCACGGTGCCGACCGCGTATGCGCTGAACAAGGCCGTCACGCCCGCCGAATCGCAGACCTTCGTGGCGGTCGCGAACCAGGCGGCCGCGACGTTCGGAAAATACACGAACGGCGTCGCGCCTTCCTCGAATCCGCGCGCCGATGTCGAACACTACGTTCAGCATCGTGAACTGACGCCCGCCGTGCTGCCGGCCGTGGCGCAGTTGTCCACATCGCTCGCGACCGCCGTCGGCGCGTCGGGCTCGATGGCGGCCGTGCCGCAGCGCGACGTCGACAACGTGCGCAACACGATGTATCTGGTATCCGAAGCCATTCGCCTGATCGAGAAGTCGGGCCAGCCTGCATTCGCCACCGACGACAAGCTCGCGATCGACAACTATCGCAAGCAGCTCGACCACGCGACCAAGTTCATTCCGACGTGGGTGAAGGTTGCCGTCGCGATCGCGCTGGGTCTCGGCACGATGGTCGGCTGGAAGCGGATCGTCGTGACCGTCGGCGAAAAAATCGGCAAGCAGCATTTGACGTACGGACAGGGTGCATCGGCCGAACTCGTCGCGATGCTGACGATCGGCGCCGCCGACATGTACGGGCTGCCCGTGTCGACGACACACGTGCTGTCGTCGGGCGTCGCGGGCACGATGGCGGCGAACGGCTCCGGGCTGCAATGGAGCACGGTGCGCAGCCTCGTCCTCGCGTGGGTGCTGACGCTGCCGGCGTCGATCGCGCTGGCGGCAGGGCTTTACTGGTTGTTCAGGTCGCTGGCTTGA
- a CDS encoding CbtB domain-containing protein yields the protein MSEAVLKPAVVPAPIPVRELLPWAVFVGLILLLALYFVGAEQGATSLVPGMYVHEFVHDGRHLLGFPCH from the coding sequence ATGAGCGAAGCAGTGCTGAAGCCGGCGGTCGTGCCGGCGCCCATTCCCGTCCGTGAACTGTTGCCGTGGGCCGTGTTCGTCGGCCTGATCCTGCTGCTCGCACTCTATTTCGTCGGCGCGGAACAGGGCGCGACGTCGCTCGTGCCGGGCATGTACGTCCACGAATTCGTCCACGACGGCCGCCATCTGCTCGGCTTTCCCTGCCACTGA
- the phnA gene encoding phosphonoacetate hydrolase yields the protein MNAAFALRHPGDASPAGASTGLAGRTIDVNGRCYRLPIEPTVVVCVDGCEYDYLERAVEAGVAPFIGRMIAEGTAWRADCVVPTFTNPNNLSIVCGVPQSVHGICGNYFWDPAADGGRGAEVMMNDPAYLRAGTLLAAAADVGARVAVVTAKDKLRRLLGWRLNGICFSAEKAAQANLAENGIVDVLDWVGLPSPDVYSAALSEFVFAAGVRLAQTRQVDLMYLSTTDYVQHKCAPGSAGANAFYAMMDGYLAQLDALGWAIGLTADHGMNAKHDPATGRPNVIYLQDAFDGWYGAQAARVILPITDPYVVHHGALGSFATIYLAPGVDRAEAMWRVGGLDGVELVLDNAEAAVRFELPADRIGDLVVIGRRDMTLGTREREHDLSGLTVPLRSHGGVSEQEVPLLFNRRIERDDPARRPRNFDVFDFVLNRIAT from the coding sequence ATGAATGCCGCGTTCGCGTTGCGCCATCCCGGCGATGCGTCGCCCGCCGGCGCGTCGACCGGTCTCGCCGGACGCACGATCGACGTCAATGGTCGGTGCTACCGGTTGCCGATCGAGCCGACCGTCGTCGTCTGTGTCGACGGCTGCGAGTACGACTATCTCGAACGCGCGGTGGAAGCGGGCGTCGCGCCGTTCATCGGCCGGATGATCGCGGAGGGCACGGCCTGGCGCGCCGATTGCGTCGTACCGACCTTCACCAACCCGAACAACCTGTCGATCGTCTGCGGCGTGCCGCAGTCGGTCCACGGCATCTGCGGCAACTATTTCTGGGACCCGGCCGCCGACGGCGGGCGCGGCGCCGAAGTCATGATGAACGACCCGGCCTATCTGCGGGCCGGTACGCTGCTCGCGGCGGCGGCCGACGTCGGCGCGCGGGTGGCCGTCGTGACCGCGAAGGACAAGCTGCGCAGGCTGCTCGGCTGGCGGCTGAACGGCATCTGCTTTTCGGCCGAGAAGGCCGCACAGGCCAATCTCGCGGAAAACGGGATCGTCGACGTGCTCGACTGGGTCGGCCTGCCGTCGCCGGACGTGTACAGCGCGGCATTGTCCGAATTCGTGTTCGCGGCCGGCGTACGGCTCGCGCAGACGCGCCAGGTCGACCTGATGTATCTGTCGACCACCGACTACGTGCAGCACAAGTGCGCGCCGGGCAGTGCCGGCGCGAACGCGTTCTACGCGATGATGGACGGCTACCTCGCCCAGCTCGACGCGCTCGGCTGGGCGATCGGCCTTACGGCCGACCACGGGATGAACGCGAAGCACGATCCGGCGACGGGCCGGCCGAACGTGATCTATCTGCAGGATGCCTTCGACGGCTGGTACGGCGCGCAGGCTGCGCGCGTGATCCTGCCGATCACCGATCCGTACGTCGTGCACCACGGTGCGCTCGGTTCGTTCGCGACGATCTACCTGGCGCCGGGTGTCGACCGGGCCGAGGCGATGTGGCGCGTCGGCGGCCTCGACGGCGTCGAGCTCGTGCTCGACAACGCGGAAGCCGCCGTGCGCTTCGAACTGCCGGCCGACCGGATCGGCGATCTCGTCGTGATCGGCCGCCGTGACATGACGCTCGGCACGCGCGAGCGCGAACACGACCTGTCGGGCCTCACGGTGCCGCTGCGTTCGCATGGCGGCGTGTCCGAGCAGGAAGTGCCGCTGCTGTTCAATCGCCGTATCGAGCGGGACGATCCCGCACGTCGCCCGCGCAACTTCGACGTGTTCGATTTCGTGTTGAACCGGATCGCGACATGA
- the phnV gene encoding 2-aminoethylphosphonate ABC transport system, membrane component PhnV gives MSAEFRIEHAVPRHAIGWTDALLKHASRVALALAAFACFWLFVLPVIVVALSSVSTQWSGTILPAGYSLRWFERLGSQEYDALLTSLEIGFGVSALGTILGLWLALALEGRDRRGLGAVVDALVMVPNGVPSVVLGLAVLIAYHQKPLDLSSSAAIVVLVQLALILPFCYRCAAAALRPELTVLREAAASLGAPPAMVLRRVLLPQLVPALRASLALGFALSLGELGATLTVYPPGFATVPIVVIGQVERGYYLPASALSLLMLGASLAALLLIAARVPRGSRAAS, from the coding sequence ATGTCCGCTGAATTCCGTATCGAGCACGCCGTGCCGCGCCACGCGATCGGCTGGACCGACGCGCTGCTCAAGCATGCGTCGCGCGTCGCGCTCGCGCTGGCCGCCTTCGCATGCTTCTGGCTGTTCGTGCTGCCGGTAATCGTCGTCGCGCTGTCGAGCGTGTCGACGCAGTGGTCGGGCACGATCCTGCCGGCCGGCTACAGTCTGCGCTGGTTCGAGCGGCTCGGCTCGCAGGAATACGACGCGCTGCTGACGAGCCTCGAAATCGGCTTCGGCGTATCGGCGCTCGGCACGATCCTCGGGCTGTGGCTGGCGCTCGCGCTCGAAGGGCGCGACCGGCGCGGCCTCGGCGCGGTCGTCGACGCGCTCGTGATGGTGCCGAACGGCGTACCGAGCGTCGTGCTCGGGCTCGCGGTGCTGATCGCGTATCACCAGAAGCCGCTCGACCTGTCGAGCTCGGCGGCGATCGTCGTGCTGGTGCAACTGGCGCTGATTCTGCCGTTCTGCTATCGCTGCGCCGCCGCCGCGTTGCGTCCGGAGCTGACCGTGTTGCGCGAAGCCGCCGCGAGCCTCGGTGCGCCGCCCGCGATGGTGCTGCGCCGCGTGCTGCTGCCGCAACTCGTGCCGGCGCTGCGCGCGAGCCTCGCGCTCGGTTTTGCGCTGTCGCTCGGCGAGCTCGGCGCGACGCTCACGGTTTATCCGCCCGGCTTCGCGACCGTGCCGATCGTCGTGATCGGCCAGGTGGAGCGCGGCTATTACCTGCCGGCGTCGGCGCTGTCGCTGCTGATGCTCGGCGCGTCGCTCGCGGCGCTGCTGCTGATCGCCGCGCGCGTGCCGCGCGGCTCGCGGGCGGCATCATGA
- a CDS encoding MFS transporter has product MTDSPAQGGRTTDFLPYLVAATFFMEYLDTTVIATALPQMASSFGVGPNALSLGMTAYMLALAVFIPISGWIADRYGSRTVFASAIVVFTGASVLCGLSEGVMSFTAARLLQGVGGAMMVPVGRMIVVRSTEKARLMRAIATITWPGIVAPVVGPPVGGFITTYASWRWIFLLNVPFGIAALVCTCLIVRNTRADEQRPLDWVGFVLAGGALTCLLIGTEAAGQQDVDFTRAGVLVGASVLFGIAAWLHARRCAHPLLDFTTLKVPTFSVTVITGSITRIAINAVPYLMPLLFQIGFGLSPFQSGLLLLASALGNLGMKAGTSWILDRYGFRRVALVDVTIVGIVTIACGWLTASTPLAITLLVVFVYGLTRSMQFTTLATLAYADIPAQQTSAASTLWSAAQQMTIGMGIAFGALSLRLAAWGRGDAAGMHYVLDDFRWAFVAAGVLALLTLPGYAWLAFDAGDRLRANAARG; this is encoded by the coding sequence ATGACTGACAGCCCCGCTCAAGGTGGTCGGACGACCGACTTCTTGCCCTATCTCGTCGCCGCGACGTTCTTCATGGAGTATCTCGACACGACCGTGATCGCGACCGCGCTGCCGCAAATGGCCAGTTCGTTCGGCGTTGGGCCGAACGCACTGAGCCTCGGGATGACGGCCTACATGTTGGCGCTGGCGGTGTTCATTCCGATCAGCGGCTGGATCGCGGATCGCTATGGCTCGCGGACGGTCTTCGCGAGCGCGATCGTCGTCTTTACCGGCGCGTCGGTGCTGTGCGGGCTATCCGAAGGTGTGATGTCGTTCACGGCTGCCCGGCTGCTACAGGGCGTCGGCGGGGCGATGATGGTGCCGGTCGGGCGAATGATCGTCGTGCGGAGTACCGAGAAGGCGAGGCTGATGCGCGCGATCGCGACGATCACGTGGCCGGGCATCGTCGCGCCCGTCGTCGGGCCGCCGGTCGGCGGCTTCATCACGACCTATGCATCGTGGCGATGGATCTTCCTGTTGAACGTCCCGTTCGGCATCGCTGCGCTCGTTTGTACCTGCCTGATCGTCCGGAACACGCGGGCCGACGAGCAACGGCCGCTCGACTGGGTCGGTTTCGTGCTGGCCGGCGGCGCATTGACCTGCCTGCTGATCGGCACCGAAGCAGCCGGCCAGCAGGATGTCGACTTCACGCGCGCGGGTGTCCTGGTGGGGGCAAGCGTGCTGTTCGGCATCGCCGCATGGCTGCATGCGCGACGCTGCGCGCATCCGCTGCTCGATTTCACGACGCTGAAAGTGCCGACGTTCTCCGTGACGGTGATCACCGGCTCGATCACGCGGATAGCGATCAACGCCGTCCCGTACCTGATGCCGTTGCTGTTCCAGATCGGCTTCGGGCTGTCGCCGTTCCAGTCGGGGCTGTTGTTGCTCGCCAGCGCGCTCGGCAATCTCGGGATGAAGGCAGGCACATCGTGGATCCTCGACCGTTACGGCTTTCGGCGCGTTGCGCTCGTCGACGTGACGATCGTCGGCATCGTCACGATCGCATGCGGCTGGCTGACCGCGTCGACACCGCTGGCGATCACGTTGCTCGTCGTATTCGTCTACGGGCTCACGCGGTCGATGCAGTTCACGACGCTCGCGACGCTGGCTTATGCGGATATCCCGGCTCAGCAGACGAGCGCGGCGAGCACGCTGTGGAGCGCCGCGCAGCAGATGACGATCGGGATGGGGATCGCGTTCGGTGCATTGTCGCTGCGGCTCGCGGCATGGGGGCGCGGCGATGCGGCCGGCATGCACTACGTGCTCGACGATTTCCGCTGGGCGTTCGTCGCGGCGGGCGTGCTCGCGCTGCTGACGTTGCCGGGCTACGCCTGGCTGGCTTTCGATGCCGGCGATCGGCTGCGGGCAAACGCGGCGCGCGGATAG
- a CDS encoding histidine phosphatase family protein, whose protein sequence is MNMHASLRLIAHASTRAMRTGTFPDDDPLDAHGLAEATALRGRWTVGAGSLVLCSPARCARQTVDALGLHADIDDALRDIDYGNWRGKRLHDLARDLPDELAAWIGTPSASPHRGESFDGAARRVGTWLSALPPDRDVVAITHAPIVRAAIAHVLRMGTGAAIRLHVAPLSCTTFVASPAGWTLAATDDDSRDTGA, encoded by the coding sequence ATGAACATGCATGCCTCGCTGCGCCTGATCGCACACGCATCGACCCGCGCAATGCGCACCGGCACGTTTCCCGACGACGATCCGCTCGACGCGCACGGGCTGGCCGAAGCCACTGCGCTGCGCGGCCGCTGGACGGTCGGTGCCGGCTCGCTCGTGCTGTGCAGCCCGGCGCGCTGCGCGAGGCAGACCGTTGATGCACTCGGACTGCACGCCGATATCGACGATGCGCTGCGCGACATCGATTACGGCAATTGGCGCGGCAAGCGGCTGCACGATCTCGCGCGCGACCTGCCCGACGAACTGGCGGCGTGGATCGGCACACCGTCCGCGTCGCCGCATCGCGGCGAATCGTTCGACGGTGCCGCGCGTCGGGTCGGCACATGGTTGAGCGCACTGCCGCCCGATCGCGACGTCGTCGCGATCACGCATGCGCCGATCGTCCGCGCGGCCATCGCGCATGTGCTGCGGATGGGTACCGGGGCAGCCATACGCCTCCACGTCGCGCCGCTGTCGTGCACGACGTTCGTCGCGTCGCCGGCCGGCTGGACCCTGGCCGCGACGGACGATGACTCGCGCGACACCGGCGCGTAA
- a CDS encoding 2OG-Fe(II) oxygenase, translated as MNIADLQPAVEPLDIAQRVGTLDWPSIEAELDRYGCACVPGLMSASACDALASLYPRDALYRSRVVMARHGFGRGEYKYFAYPLPAVIAELRATIYPHLVPVANRWNQALGIDVRYPKDHATFLDRCHAAGQMRPTPLILQYGADDYNCLHQDLYGEHVFPLQVAILLSAPGRDFSGGEFVLTEQRPRMQSRAEVVPLTQGDAVIFAVHGRPVQGTRGVYRVNLRHGVSRIRSGHRHTVGIIFHDAQ; from the coding sequence GTGAACATTGCCGATCTGCAACCTGCCGTCGAACCGCTGGACATCGCACAACGTGTCGGCACCCTCGACTGGCCGAGCATCGAGGCCGAGCTCGATCGCTACGGATGCGCGTGCGTGCCGGGCCTGATGTCGGCAAGCGCGTGCGATGCACTCGCGTCGCTCTATCCGCGCGATGCGCTCTATCGTTCACGTGTCGTGATGGCGCGGCACGGCTTTGGCCGCGGCGAGTACAAGTATTTCGCGTATCCGCTGCCAGCGGTCATCGCCGAACTGCGCGCGACGATCTACCCGCATCTCGTGCCGGTCGCGAATCGCTGGAACCAGGCGCTCGGCATCGACGTCCGTTATCCGAAAGACCATGCGACATTCCTCGATCGCTGCCACGCGGCGGGACAGATGCGACCGACGCCGCTGATCCTGCAATACGGCGCCGACGACTACAACTGCCTCCACCAGGACCTGTACGGCGAGCACGTGTTTCCGCTGCAGGTCGCGATCCTGCTGTCGGCGCCGGGCCGCGATTTCAGTGGCGGGGAGTTCGTGTTGACGGAACAGCGACCCCGCATGCAGTCGCGTGCGGAAGTGGTGCCGCTGACGCAAGGTGATGCAGTGATCTTCGCGGTACACGGCCGGCCTGTGCAGGGAACCCGTGGCGTCTATCGCGTCAACCTGCGTCATGGCGTCAGCCGGATTCGAAGCGGCCACCGCCACACGGTCGGCATCATCTTCCATGACGCGCAGTAG
- the phnY gene encoding phosphonoacetaldehyde dehydrogenase: MMAHPRQDHPSFRAEALRWRGTRAMRERTLDVTDPYTGTRVGTAPLASVDDVRAAFDYAMAYRPTLTRYERSQILERAGALLRERTEEASDLITLESGLSKRDSRYEIGRVADVLKFAAVEALRDDAQSFSCDLTPHGKARRVFSQRQPLDGVIVAITPFNHPMNQVAHKIAPAIATNNRVIVKPSEKVPLSAFYLADLLYEAGLPEPMLQVLTGNPAELADELVTHPHASLITFTGGVAIGKAIAARAGYRRIVLELGGNDPLIVLADADLDRAASLAVLGSYRNSGQRCTAVKRMLVQRSIAPAFTELLVEKTRAWKYGDPFDPENEMGTVIDEAAARLFEARVNEAVAQGARLLTGNVRRGALYAPTVLDNVDPSMTIVREETFGPVSPVIAFDTIDDAIRISNGTAFGLSSGVCTDSTAAVVRFVNELNVGTVNVWEVPGYRIELSPFGGIKDSGLGYKEGVQEAMKSFTNLKTFSLPWE, encoded by the coding sequence ATGATGGCTCATCCGCGGCAGGATCATCCGTCGTTTCGTGCGGAAGCATTGCGCTGGCGCGGCACGCGTGCGATGCGCGAGCGCACGCTCGACGTCACGGATCCGTACACCGGAACACGCGTCGGCACCGCGCCGCTCGCCAGTGTCGACGACGTGCGCGCGGCGTTCGATTACGCGATGGCCTACCGGCCGACGCTCACGCGCTACGAGCGTTCGCAGATTCTCGAACGTGCGGGCGCGCTGCTGCGCGAGCGCACCGAGGAAGCGTCCGACCTGATCACGCTCGAGTCGGGGCTGTCGAAACGGGATTCGCGCTACGAGATCGGCCGTGTGGCCGATGTGCTGAAGTTCGCGGCGGTCGAGGCGCTGCGCGACGATGCGCAGAGTTTCTCGTGCGACCTGACGCCCCACGGCAAGGCGCGGCGCGTGTTCTCGCAGCGGCAGCCGCTCGACGGCGTGATCGTCGCGATCACGCCGTTCAATCATCCGATGAACCAGGTGGCGCACAAGATCGCGCCGGCGATCGCGACCAACAATCGCGTGATCGTGAAGCCGTCGGAGAAGGTGCCGCTGTCGGCGTTCTATCTGGCCGACCTGTTATATGAAGCGGGGCTGCCGGAGCCGATGCTGCAGGTGCTGACCGGCAATCCGGCCGAGCTCGCGGACGAACTCGTCACGCATCCGCATGCGTCGCTGATCACGTTCACCGGTGGCGTCGCGATCGGCAAGGCGATTGCCGCACGGGCCGGTTACCGGCGCATCGTGCTGGAACTGGGCGGCAACGATCCGCTGATCGTCCTCGCCGATGCCGATCTCGACCGCGCGGCGTCGCTCGCGGTGCTCGGCTCGTACCGGAATTCGGGCCAGCGCTGTACGGCCGTCAAGCGGATGCTGGTGCAGCGCTCGATCGCGCCCGCGTTCACCGAATTGCTCGTCGAGAAGACGCGCGCATGGAAATACGGCGATCCATTCGATCCCGAGAACGAAATGGGCACGGTGATCGACGAAGCGGCGGCACGGCTGTTCGAGGCGCGCGTGAACGAGGCGGTCGCGCAGGGCGCGCGCCTGCTGACCGGAAATGTTCGGCGCGGCGCGCTGTATGCGCCGACCGTGCTCGACAACGTCGATCCGTCGATGACGATCGTGCGCGAGGAGACCTTCGGCCCCGTCTCGCCCGTCATCGCGTTCGACACGATCGACGACGCGATCCGGATCAGCAACGGGACGGCGTTCGGGCTGTCGTCGGGTGTCTGTACGGACAGCACGGCGGCCGTCGTGCGGTTCGTGAACGAACTGAACGTCGGCACGGTGAACGTGTGGGAAGTGCCGGGATACCGGATCGAACTGTCGCCGTTCGGCGGGATCAAGGATTCGGGGCTCGGCTACAAGGAAGGCGTCCAGGAGGCGATGAAGAGTTTCACGAACCTGAAGACGTTTTCGCTGCCTTGGGAGTAA